A genomic region of Methanothermobacter sp. CaT2 contains the following coding sequences:
- the porA gene encoding pyruvate synthase subunit PorA: MVLKVISANQAVAEAAKLAKPKVIPVYPITPQTSISEYLAKFVADGELKAEYIRVESEHSAMSACVGASGAGVRVFTATSSQGLALMHEIVYAAAGLRNPIVMANANRALSAPLSIWNDQQDSIAERDSGWMQIYVENGQEALDSVLLSYRVSEDRDVLLPSMVCLDGFILTHTVEPVDIPSQEDVDSFLPEFQPQVMLDPNEPMSLGTFTDPDYYMEARYEVEKAMERSRKIIERACREFSEMFDREYGLVEEYRCEDAEIILVAMGSVCSTLREVIDELRDNGKAVGLLKVRVHRPFPAEEIKRAVRNASKVAVLDKNITFSVGGALYTEISALLGDREVYGFIVGLGGRDITPAHIEEIVRRTENPERSVTWIGLKEESE; encoded by the coding sequence ATGGTTCTTAAGGTTATATCAGCAAATCAGGCCGTTGCAGAAGCAGCAAAGCTTGCAAAACCAAAGGTCATTCCTGTTTACCCCATAACACCCCAAACCTCAATTTCCGAGTACCTTGCAAAATTCGTGGCTGATGGCGAACTCAAAGCAGAATACATAAGGGTTGAATCAGAGCACAGTGCAATGAGCGCATGCGTGGGCGCCTCAGGAGCTGGAGTCCGGGTTTTCACCGCAACATCCTCCCAGGGACTGGCGCTGATGCATGAGATAGTCTATGCTGCAGCAGGGCTCAGGAATCCCATCGTCATGGCAAATGCAAACCGCGCCCTCTCAGCACCCCTCAGCATATGGAATGACCAGCAGGATTCAATAGCAGAGCGGGACTCAGGGTGGATGCAGATATACGTTGAAAATGGACAGGAAGCCCTCGATTCTGTCCTTCTATCCTACAGGGTATCAGAGGACAGGGATGTTCTGCTGCCCAGTATGGTGTGCCTCGATGGGTTCATCCTGACCCACACAGTTGAACCCGTGGACATCCCCTCACAGGAGGATGTTGACAGCTTCCTCCCTGAATTCCAGCCCCAGGTAATGCTTGACCCTAATGAGCCCATGTCACTGGGTACCTTCACAGACCCTGACTATTACATGGAGGCCCGCTATGAGGTCGAGAAGGCCATGGAGCGTTCAAGGAAGATCATTGAAAGGGCATGCAGGGAATTCAGCGAAATGTTCGACCGGGAATACGGCCTTGTTGAGGAATATCGCTGTGAAGATGCAGAAATAATCCTGGTGGCCATGGGTTCAGTCTGCAGCACCCTCAGGGAGGTCATCGATGAACTCCGGGATAATGGAAAGGCCGTTGGACTACTTAAGGTCAGGGTGCACAGGCCATTCCCGGCTGAGGAGATTAAAAGGGCTGTTAGGAACGCCAGTAAAGTAGCGGTCCTCGATAAGAACATAACATTCAGTGTCGGCGGAGCCCTTTACACAGAGATAAGTGCCCTGCTAGGTGACAGGGAGGTTTATGGATTCATTGTGGGCCTTGGTGGAAGGGACATAACACCCGCACACATCGAGGAAATAGTTAGAAGGACGGAAAACCCTGAAAGGAGCGTCACCTGGATCGGTCTCAAGGAGGAATCAGAATGA
- the porD gene encoding pyruvate synthase subunit PorD: MESLGATVKKPGSTVKNKTGSWRTFKPVLDKDKCIDCDNCILFCPEGCINREHEIDYDYCKGCGICAEECPVKAIKMEREK; this comes from the coding sequence ATGGAATCACTTGGAGCAACCGTTAAAAAGCCTGGAAGCACCGTTAAAAACAAGACCGGGAGCTGGAGAACATTCAAACCGGTTCTTGATAAGGACAAATGTATAGACTGTGACAACTGCATACTTTTCTGTCCGGAAGGGTGTATAAACAGGGAACATGAAATAGACTATGATTACTGTAAGGGATGCGGAATATGTGCAGAGGAGTGTCCCGTTAAAGCAATTAAGATGGAGAGAGAAAAGTAG
- the porC gene encoding pyruvate synthase subunit PorC → MIEIRFHGRGGQGAVTAAEILAKAAFEDGKYSQAFPFFGVERRGAPVMAFTRIDDSPVRRRYQVYNPDYVVVLDEGLVDVVDVFSGLKDDGVVVLNKSGDFQGGDVKVHTIDATGIALETLGRPIVNTVMLGAFAGVTGLVSIDSLIKIIKETFPGKIGEKNAEAARMAYEEMKNSG, encoded by the coding sequence ATGATCGAAATTCGCTTTCATGGACGCGGTGGGCAGGGCGCTGTTACAGCGGCAGAGATTCTAGCTAAAGCCGCATTTGAAGACGGTAAATATTCACAGGCATTCCCATTCTTCGGTGTTGAGCGAAGAGGAGCTCCAGTTATGGCTTTCACAAGAATTGATGACTCGCCAGTCAGGAGAAGGTATCAGGTTTATAATCCGGATTATGTTGTTGTTCTCGATGAGGGTCTGGTTGACGTTGTTGATGTATTCTCAGGTTTAAAGGATGATGGTGTTGTTGTGTTAAACAAGTCAGGGGACTTCCAGGGAGGGGACGTTAAGGTTCACACCATCGACGCCACAGGAATAGCGCTGGAGACCCTTGGAAGGCCGATTGTTAACACTGTTATGCTGGGTGCCTTTGCAGGCGTAACCGGCCTTGTAAGCATCGATTCACTCATAAAGATCATTAAGGAAACATTCCCTGGAAAGATAGGGGAGAAGAATGCCGAGGCTGCAAGGATGGCCTACGAAGAGATGAAAAACTCAGGGTGA